A region from the Candidatus Electrothrix scaldis genome encodes:
- a CDS encoding tetratricopeptide repeat protein, whose product MSKQQSSFHLKDLRENPHVEQHNGILDQLDLPPSLIGFLQQNQRKIWTVVIIVAAVVIVTSLYDTYRTYSLNKAAKAYDAALLLEGEQRVAALNKVKDEYSSTPSGVWSQIQLAHIDQEAGKYKEALERLEGLNSELGEDDLLKPLALANLGALYEQNKELDKAVGAYEALQKKQGFEPLALSSLGRIYETMDKKDQAVATYQRYMSLTEKKEGDAGPAPQNSLARDMVQASLNRLLQ is encoded by the coding sequence ATGTCAAAACAACAAAGCTCCTTTCATCTGAAGGATTTACGGGAAAATCCCCACGTCGAACAGCATAACGGGATCCTGGATCAGTTGGATCTTCCTCCATCCCTGATTGGATTTTTGCAGCAAAATCAACGCAAAATCTGGACCGTGGTTATTATTGTTGCGGCAGTGGTTATTGTTACCTCGCTCTACGATACCTATCGGACCTACTCCTTGAATAAGGCAGCCAAGGCCTATGATGCGGCCTTGCTGCTGGAAGGAGAACAGCGAGTCGCTGCTCTCAACAAGGTGAAAGATGAGTATAGTTCCACACCGTCCGGGGTTTGGAGTCAGATTCAACTGGCTCATATAGACCAGGAGGCAGGTAAATATAAAGAGGCTTTGGAGCGGTTGGAAGGCCTGAACAGCGAGCTGGGAGAAGACGACCTGCTGAAGCCCTTGGCCCTGGCCAATCTTGGCGCCCTCTACGAGCAGAATAAGGAGCTGGATAAGGCGGTTGGAGCCTATGAAGCATTGCAAAAGAAACAGGGCTTTGAGCCCCTGGCCCTGAGCAGCCTTGGTCGGATTTACGAGACAATGGATAAGAAGGATCAGGCAGTGGCCACGTATCAGCGCTATATGAGCCTGACAGAAAAGAAAGAAGGCGATGCCGGGCCTGCTCCGCAGAATTCTTTGGCCCGTGATATGGTCCAGGCCAGTCTGAATCGTCTGCTGCAATAA
- a CDS encoding nucleoside deaminase → MVRKKRFDKENCSAAFDLPAWALVALHELPEYLPTEEERMAVVLDFARRNFQQKTGGPFAAGVFERDSGRLVVIGVNRVMPSTCSSAHAEIVALSLAQKLLDVYDLGASGLPAHQLVVNWQPCSMCFGAVLWSGIRSLVIAGSGPELEKITGFDEGPVHPAWRAELEQRGIEVRENILRQKAIEVFEEFSADDGFVYNARLGKTCSDGHKIK, encoded by the coding sequence ATGGTAAGGAAAAAGCGCTTTGATAAGGAAAATTGTTCTGCTGCCTTTGACTTGCCAGCTTGGGCCCTTGTTGCCCTGCATGAGCTTCCGGAATACCTGCCCACAGAAGAAGAGCGCATGGCTGTAGTGCTTGATTTTGCCCGCAGGAATTTTCAGCAAAAAACAGGAGGTCCCTTTGCCGCCGGGGTTTTTGAGCGGGACTCAGGGCGTTTGGTGGTCATCGGGGTGAATCGGGTTATGCCCAGTACCTGCTCCTCAGCTCATGCAGAAATTGTTGCCCTTTCCCTGGCCCAGAAGCTCTTGGATGTGTATGATTTGGGAGCGTCCGGTCTGCCAGCCCATCAGCTTGTTGTGAACTGGCAGCCTTGCAGTATGTGTTTTGGCGCGGTACTTTGGTCGGGTATACGCTCTTTGGTTATTGCTGGTTCAGGCCCGGAACTGGAAAAGATTACAGGATTTGATGAGGGGCCAGTGCATCCCGCCTGGCGTGCTGAACTGGAGCAACGGGGCATAGAAGTGCGGGAAAATATTCTGCGGCAGAAAGCAATAGAGGTCTTTGAAGAATTTTCAGCCGATGACGGCTTTGTCTATAATGCACGGCTCGGTAAGACATGTTCTGATGGGCACAAAATAAAATGA
- a CDS encoding RluA family pseudouridine synthase has translation MRNSTENTPSVVPDTVGADPCVRPCMPDKQNKQAPASVPVTPGKHKDLPLQHIFADQHLVVVNKPSGLLAVPGRGPEKQDSVVSRLKKQFPEAIAQPAVHRLDMATSGLMVLALSTAAHRQLSQQFAQRQVEKIYIALLDGVVSKESGEIELRFRLDPANRPYQVYDPVQGKLGITHWRRLALCGSKEAPQTRIEFTPLTGRTHQLRLHAAHPLGLGCPIIGDSLYGSGNMGDPMFLHATRLSFTHPISNERLDFYSPPPF, from the coding sequence ATGAGAAATTCAACAGAAAATACTCCATCTGTTGTACCGGATACTGTAGGGGCGGACCCCTGTGTTCGCCCTTGCATGCCGGACAAGCAGAACAAGCAAGCTCCCGCTTCTGTGCCTGTAACACCGGGTAAGCACAAGGACCTGCCCCTACAACATATCTTTGCCGATCAACATCTGGTGGTGGTCAATAAACCAAGTGGACTTCTCGCGGTCCCTGGACGTGGCCCAGAGAAACAGGACTCGGTGGTCAGCCGCCTGAAAAAGCAATTCCCCGAAGCCATTGCGCAACCGGCTGTTCATCGCCTGGACATGGCCACTTCCGGCCTGATGGTCCTGGCTCTAAGCACAGCAGCTCATCGCCAGCTCAGCCAGCAATTCGCTCAACGGCAGGTGGAAAAGATCTACATTGCCCTCTTAGACGGGGTAGTATCTAAAGAAAGTGGAGAGATTGAGCTGCGCTTTCGCCTGGATCCGGCCAATCGGCCCTATCAGGTCTATGATCCGGTCCAGGGCAAACTCGGGATCACCCACTGGCGGCGCCTTGCCCTCTGCGGGAGCAAGGAGGCTCCCCAGACCCGGATTGAATTCACCCCCCTAACCGGCAGAACCCACCAGCTTCGCCTGCATGCGGCCCACCCCTTAGGGTTGGGTTGCCCCATCATCGGTGATAGCCTCTACGGGAGCGGAAACATGGGCGACCCCATGTTTCTCCATGCGACCCGCCTGTCCTTTACCCACCCAATAAGCAACGAGCGCCTGGACTTCTACTCCCCTCCCCCCTTTTGA
- a CDS encoding DNA methyltransferase codes for MLETYKQQLLFPECSKPLVASEKKESRSGTFTDNMKLPVHRWFRYSAGFSAKWVEQEIQRYRHDEGKKVTVLDPFAGSGTTLLAAEAVQVKAIGFEPHPFIHRVAQAKLGWNIDTGLLQELAGKLVIQAKRIIPKQRATEVPLLKKCFTSDALCRLDALKHAFLQSFNHGSAEQELLWLCITSILRPCSTAGTAQWQYVLPNKKKAKVSDPFEAFCFKLNQLVDDIRIAQRQEWNSGAHILRTDARAPECAVEEPFDLIITSPPYPNNYDYADATRLEMTFWGEITGWGELHSSVRQYLLRSCSQHSAKEKLQLDALLDEEVLAPIIDGLGKACRELEEVRLTRGGKKTYHTMAAAYFMDLGRVFHALRPLCKKGGRMCFVIGDSAPYGVYLSVDKWLGELALAAGFSSYSFEKLRDRNIKWKNRKHRVPLQEGRLWIEG; via the coding sequence ATGTTAGAGACATACAAACAGCAGTTACTTTTTCCTGAGTGCAGCAAGCCTCTTGTTGCTTCTGAGAAGAAAGAGTCCCGTTCCGGTACGTTTACCGATAATATGAAACTGCCAGTTCATCGCTGGTTCAGGTATTCAGCGGGATTTTCGGCAAAATGGGTGGAGCAGGAAATACAGCGCTACCGTCATGACGAAGGAAAAAAGGTCACGGTTTTAGACCCTTTTGCTGGTTCAGGTACGACCTTGTTAGCTGCTGAGGCTGTGCAGGTAAAAGCGATAGGATTTGAGCCGCATCCCTTTATTCATCGTGTTGCGCAGGCGAAGTTAGGTTGGAACATAGACACAGGGCTGCTACAGGAACTGGCAGGCAAGCTTGTTATTCAGGCCAAACGCATTATTCCTAAACAACGAGCGACAGAGGTTCCTCTTCTCAAAAAATGCTTTACCTCTGATGCGCTGTGTCGGCTTGATGCTTTAAAGCATGCTTTTCTCCAGAGCTTTAATCATGGAAGTGCTGAGCAGGAGCTCCTTTGGCTGTGTATCACAAGTATACTGCGTCCATGCAGCACGGCAGGGACAGCCCAGTGGCAGTATGTCTTGCCGAACAAGAAAAAAGCAAAAGTTTCTGATCCATTTGAGGCCTTTTGTTTCAAGCTGAACCAGCTTGTTGATGATATTCGCATTGCTCAACGACAGGAATGGAACTCCGGTGCGCACATTCTGCGAACCGATGCCCGTGCCCCGGAATGTGCTGTTGAAGAGCCTTTTGATCTCATTATAACCTCACCTCCCTACCCAAACAACTACGACTACGCCGATGCAACCCGGCTGGAAATGACATTCTGGGGAGAAATAACAGGCTGGGGGGAATTGCATTCCTCCGTCAGGCAATATCTGTTGCGCTCCTGCTCACAGCATTCCGCAAAGGAAAAGTTACAATTGGATGCTTTGCTTGATGAGGAAGTTTTAGCTCCAATTATAGATGGCTTAGGCAAAGCATGCAGAGAGCTGGAAGAGGTGCGGCTGACAAGAGGGGGAAAGAAGACGTACCATACTATGGCAGCGGCCTATTTTATGGATTTAGGAAGGGTGTTTCATGCACTCCGGCCTTTATGTAAAAAAGGTGGGAGAATGTGCTTTGTTATTGGTGATTCAGCTCCTTACGGAGTTTATCTCTCCGTTGATAAATGGCTCGGCGAGCTGGCTCTGGCAGCAGGCTTTTCCTCGTATTCTTTTGAGAAATTGAGAGATCGTAATATAAAGTGGAAAAACAGAAAGCACAGGGTTCCTCTTCAGGAGGGACGGCTGTGGATCGAAGGGTAA
- the panD gene encoding aspartate 1-decarboxylase, whose protein sequence is MLKSKIHRATITEADLNYDGSIAIDENLLEAADIRPFERVKIYNINNGERFDTYAIQGERGSGIIGLNGAAARKGHTGDLIIIVTYAEYDESELTDFAPKIILCDEKNGIRKLIDK, encoded by the coding sequence ATGCTTAAATCGAAGATCCACCGTGCAACTATTACTGAGGCGGATCTTAATTATGACGGCAGTATAGCCATTGACGAAAATCTTTTAGAGGCCGCAGATATCAGGCCTTTTGAGCGGGTTAAAATTTATAATATCAATAACGGCGAACGCTTTGATACCTATGCTATTCAGGGGGAGCGAGGCTCCGGCATTATCGGATTGAACGGGGCTGCTGCCCGCAAGGGACATACGGGAGACCTGATTATTATCGTGACTTATGCCGAATACGATGAGAGTGAGTTGACCGATTTCGCGCCGAAGATTATCCTTTGCGATGAAAAGAACGGGATACGGAAGTTGATTGATAAGTAG
- a CDS encoding DegT/DnrJ/EryC1/StrS family aminotransferase, with amino-acid sequence MPGFEVFGEEEKQQALEVFDTGVLFRYEFGEQRKGVYKVREFEQAFAKYTGAAHAQAVTSGTAALKVALTALGVGIGDEVITQGFTFVATWEAIFDVGAVPVFTEVDQTLNMDPYDLEKKITDKTKAIIPVHMLGAPARIVEIKAIADKYGIPVLEDTAQAAGARLAGQHLGTFGQFGTFSFDSVKTMTTGEGGMVITNDEESWRNCSEYHDHGHDHAVNPGGRGGEGRSFIGFNYRMMELQGAIGLAQLAKLDGMIASQQKNKAILKEAASKIAGVSFREILDEKGDSATFFAFMLPDKEQAAKVNQVLRENKAGAINFGENTWHFYPSWEHLLGGKTLAHNGWPFDAHGKRRFIYDPEALPASVELMSRTLVYQVPVNLSDAQRETMLAALAKAAAL; translated from the coding sequence ATGCCGGGTTTTGAAGTATTCGGAGAAGAGGAAAAGCAGCAGGCCCTGGAGGTGTTTGACACCGGTGTCCTGTTTCGCTACGAGTTCGGTGAGCAGCGTAAGGGCGTGTACAAGGTGCGCGAGTTTGAGCAGGCCTTTGCCAAGTATACCGGAGCTGCCCACGCCCAGGCCGTGACCTCGGGAACAGCCGCGTTGAAGGTCGCTTTAACGGCACTCGGTGTGGGGATCGGTGACGAGGTTATCACCCAGGGTTTTACCTTTGTTGCCACTTGGGAGGCCATCTTCGATGTCGGGGCTGTGCCGGTCTTCACCGAGGTGGATCAGACCCTGAACATGGATCCGTATGATCTGGAGAAGAAGATCACGGACAAGACCAAGGCTATTATCCCGGTTCACATGCTCGGTGCTCCGGCCCGGATCGTGGAGATCAAGGCCATTGCTGATAAGTATGGCATTCCGGTTCTCGAAGATACGGCTCAGGCAGCTGGCGCACGACTTGCTGGTCAGCATCTCGGCACCTTTGGTCAGTTCGGTACCTTCTCCTTTGACTCGGTCAAGACTATGACCACTGGCGAAGGCGGAATGGTAATCACCAACGATGAAGAATCGTGGCGCAATTGCTCTGAATACCATGATCACGGCCATGACCATGCAGTTAATCCCGGCGGACGCGGCGGGGAAGGGCGCAGTTTTATCGGTTTTAACTACCGGATGATGGAACTGCAAGGTGCTATTGGTCTGGCGCAGCTGGCGAAGCTGGATGGGATGATTGCCTCTCAGCAGAAGAACAAAGCCATCCTGAAAGAGGCTGCTTCCAAGATCGCGGGAGTCAGTTTCCGGGAGATTCTGGATGAAAAAGGAGATTCTGCCACATTTTTCGCCTTTATGCTGCCGGATAAAGAACAGGCTGCCAAGGTAAATCAGGTCCTGCGGGAGAACAAGGCCGGTGCCATCAATTTTGGTGAGAATACCTGGCATTTCTATCCTTCCTGGGAACATTTGCTGGGCGGCAAAACTCTAGCCCATAATGGCTGGCCCTTTGATGCCCACGGCAAGCGTCGTTTTATTTATGATCCAGAGGCACTGCCTGCCTCGGTTGAATTAATGAGCCGTACCTTGGTTTATCAGGTACCGGTTAATCTGAGTGATGCCCAGCGAGAGACCATGCTGGCAGCCTTGGCCAAGGCTGCTGCTCTCTAA
- the panC gene encoding pantoate--beta-alanine ligase yields MKIIRTPKEMTAWSKEQAVAGQRIGFVPTMGYFHEGHLSLMRRAGELADLVVVSLFVNPTQFGPKEDLSAYPRDFERDRSLAESVGVDVIFAPEPDDMYPAGYNTTVTVGDDLTSQLCGATRPGHFAGVATIVSKLFNIVRPDLAVFGEKDFQQLAVIRRMSEDLNLGVEIIGHPIIREQDGLAMSSRNSYLQAEEREAALSLSRALAMARQMVAEGQQDAGKLTAALEEFIHSFAGTAVDYISFVNQFTLQPVAEVNKDTVLALAVKINAKVRLIDNGFVLEVAEGKED; encoded by the coding sequence ATGAAGATTATTCGAACCCCCAAGGAAATGACAGCCTGGTCCAAGGAACAGGCTGTTGCTGGTCAGCGGATCGGCTTTGTTCCCACGATGGGCTATTTTCATGAGGGACATCTTTCCCTGATGCGTCGGGCTGGCGAGTTGGCGGACCTGGTGGTGGTGAGCCTTTTTGTCAATCCTACCCAGTTTGGTCCTAAGGAAGATTTATCCGCCTATCCCAGGGATTTTGAGCGCGACCGGTCCTTGGCCGAGAGCGTGGGTGTGGATGTGATCTTTGCCCCGGAACCTGATGATATGTATCCGGCAGGCTATAATACCACGGTGACAGTGGGGGACGATTTGACCAGCCAGCTCTGTGGAGCCACCCGTCCAGGACATTTTGCCGGGGTTGCCACGATAGTGAGCAAGCTCTTCAATATCGTGCGACCGGACCTGGCGGTGTTCGGGGAAAAGGATTTCCAGCAGCTGGCAGTGATTCGTCGTATGAGCGAGGATCTGAATCTGGGGGTGGAGATTATAGGTCATCCCATTATCCGGGAGCAAGATGGGCTAGCCATGAGCTCCCGTAATTCTTATTTGCAGGCAGAGGAGCGCGAGGCTGCGCTCAGTCTCTCCCGTGCCTTGGCAATGGCCCGACAAATGGTTGCCGAGGGCCAGCAAGATGCGGGAAAACTCACCGCCGCCTTAGAGGAGTTTATCCACTCTTTTGCCGGTACGGCAGTAGATTACATCAGCTTTGTTAATCAGTTCACCCTTCAGCCGGTTGCCGAGGTCAATAAAGATACGGTCTTGGCCTTGGCTGTGAAGATCAACGCCAAGGTGCGCCTGATTGATAATGGGTTTGTGCTTGAGGTTGCAGAGGGAAAGGAGGACTGA
- a CDS encoding TrpB-like pyridoxal phosphate-dependent enzyme translates to MKKIILREDEMPTSWYNVVPDIPGGLMPPLDPETKEPISPEKLAAVFPMGLLEQEMSEERFIDIPQEVLEVYKIWRPSPLVRAKKLEEALGTKAKIFFKNEGVSPVGSHKPNSAVAQAYYNQREGVKRLATETGAGQWGSALSLATSKFGMECKVFMVRCSFDQKPYRKSIMQTFGADIVASPSEDTAIGRQILAKDPNTSGSLAIAISEALEDATSRKDTNYALGSVLNHVALHQTIIGLEAKKQMEIAGLYPDVIVGCCGGGSNFAGLVSPFIPDYLDGKKIEFVGYEPASCPSMTAGKLAYDSGDISMMTPLIYMHTLGHDFIPPGIHAGGLRYHGMAPIVSALIRDKIVRPESVHQLECFEAGVLFARTEGIIPAPETTHAIRGAIIEAMKEPDNPKNILFNFSGHGLIDMAAYDSYFNNELHDYAFPTEEIAASLASLPRVEK, encoded by the coding sequence ATGAAAAAAATCATTCTCCGTGAAGATGAGATGCCCACCAGCTGGTATAATGTTGTGCCGGATATCCCGGGAGGGTTGATGCCGCCGCTGGATCCAGAAACCAAGGAGCCTATCTCCCCGGAAAAATTGGCAGCGGTTTTTCCTATGGGCCTGCTTGAGCAGGAAATGAGTGAGGAACGCTTTATCGATATCCCTCAAGAGGTTCTGGAGGTCTATAAGATCTGGCGGCCTTCACCACTGGTGCGGGCCAAGAAGCTGGAAGAGGCCCTGGGAACCAAGGCAAAGATCTTTTTTAAGAACGAGGGTGTGTCGCCGGTGGGCAGTCATAAGCCCAACTCTGCCGTTGCTCAGGCATATTATAATCAGCGTGAAGGCGTGAAACGTCTGGCCACAGAAACCGGGGCAGGGCAGTGGGGTTCTGCACTGTCTCTGGCTACCTCGAAATTCGGGATGGAATGCAAGGTCTTTATGGTTCGCTGCTCCTTTGATCAGAAGCCCTACCGTAAGTCGATAATGCAGACCTTTGGCGCTGATATCGTAGCCAGCCCCAGCGAGGACACCGCCATCGGGCGCCAGATCCTGGCCAAGGATCCCAATACCTCGGGTTCCCTGGCCATTGCCATTTCCGAGGCCCTTGAGGATGCTACCTCCCGTAAAGATACCAACTACGCCTTGGGCTCGGTGCTCAATCATGTTGCCCTCCATCAGACCATCATTGGTCTTGAAGCCAAGAAACAGATGGAAATCGCAGGCCTCTATCCAGACGTGATTGTGGGCTGCTGCGGTGGAGGTTCGAATTTTGCGGGCCTGGTGTCGCCCTTTATCCCGGATTACCTGGACGGAAAAAAGATTGAGTTTGTGGGCTATGAGCCTGCCTCCTGTCCGTCCATGACCGCTGGTAAGCTGGCCTATGATTCCGGTGATATCTCCATGATGACCCCCTTGATCTACATGCATACCCTGGGCCATGATTTTATCCCACCAGGAATCCATGCCGGTGGTCTACGCTATCATGGCATGGCGCCCATTGTTTCAGCGCTGATCCGCGATAAGATTGTGCGCCCGGAGAGCGTACATCAGCTGGAATGTTTTGAGGCAGGCGTGCTCTTTGCCCGGACTGAGGGTATCATCCCGGCACCGGAGACCACCCATGCGATTCGTGGAGCGATCATTGAGGCCATGAAGGAGCCTGATAACCCCAAGAATATTCTCTTTAACTTTTCAGGGCATGGGCTGATCGATATGGCGGCCTATGATTCCTATTTTAATAATGAACTGCATGACTATGCCTTTCCCACTGAGGAAATCGCCGCGAGTCTTGCGTCCTTGCCCAGGGTGGAAAAGTAA
- the dauA gene encoding C4-dicarboxylic acid transporter DauA, protein MLSALRRSLQSKPSYSEIQANVLAGLTVGVIALPLSMALAIASGVAPQHGLYTAMVAGIVISLTGGSKVNISGPTAAFVVILLPIVHKFGIGGLLVSGMMAGLILILMGIGKLGRLIEIVPYPVTVGFTAGIGVVIGTFQIKDFLGLHVESMSGHYLDKLAALVQALPSINWQETCIGALTLAVLLIWPRFRSRVPSHLVALLIGSLVAWLLTSFFSDFSVATIGTRFHFEINGITGNGIPPVLPSFEWPWNLPGADGNPIGFNFALVRLLFPSAITIAILGALESLLCAVVADGMSGKKHNPNDELIGQGIGNLLAPLFGGIPATAAIARTAANVKAGGTMPLSSVIHGLFILVAILLLAPLLSYIPMSAMAALLLMVAWNMSEARHFIRTVKIAPSGDIFVLITCFLLTVLFDMTVAVAVGMGLAAVLFIRRTISLTQTSAIENSHADYELPEHTAVYDINGPLFFGSAQKALKTISMVRPDVRVVILDMSEVTMLDMSAIVAMESISNDLSLRNIGLIINDLQPRMILKLRRAGIRKRIGKVAFSRSLEDGFAAARKMLAVLPG, encoded by the coding sequence ATGCTATCTGCCCTGAGAAGATCTTTACAAAGCAAACCCTCGTACTCGGAAATCCAGGCCAATGTGCTGGCAGGCCTGACAGTAGGCGTTATTGCGCTTCCGCTCTCTATGGCCCTGGCGATTGCCAGCGGAGTAGCTCCTCAGCATGGGCTGTACACGGCAATGGTTGCCGGTATTGTCATTTCCCTCACTGGCGGCTCCAAGGTGAATATCTCCGGTCCAACAGCTGCCTTTGTTGTGATCTTGCTGCCTATAGTTCATAAGTTCGGCATCGGGGGCCTGCTGGTCAGCGGCATGATGGCCGGATTAATTTTGATCCTGATGGGAATAGGTAAGCTTGGCAGGTTGATCGAGATAGTCCCCTATCCGGTCACCGTAGGCTTTACCGCAGGCATTGGGGTGGTGATCGGCACGTTTCAGATCAAGGACTTCCTAGGACTGCATGTTGAGTCCATGAGCGGTCACTATTTGGATAAGTTAGCAGCTCTTGTGCAGGCCTTACCTTCGATCAACTGGCAGGAGACCTGTATCGGTGCCTTGACCCTGGCGGTCTTGTTGATTTGGCCGCGATTTCGTTCAAGGGTTCCCAGTCATCTCGTTGCTCTTTTGATCGGAAGCTTGGTTGCTTGGCTGTTGACCAGTTTTTTTTCGGATTTTTCGGTTGCCACCATTGGGACACGCTTTCATTTTGAGATAAACGGGATAACGGGCAATGGAATACCACCGGTGCTGCCCTCTTTTGAGTGGCCGTGGAATCTGCCCGGTGCAGATGGTAATCCCATAGGATTCAATTTTGCTTTGGTGAGGCTGTTATTTCCTTCGGCAATCACCATCGCTATCTTGGGTGCCCTGGAATCCTTACTCTGTGCCGTGGTTGCTGATGGTATGTCCGGGAAAAAGCATAATCCCAATGATGAGCTCATCGGGCAGGGGATCGGCAATCTGCTTGCGCCCTTATTCGGCGGCATTCCGGCCACTGCTGCCATTGCCCGAACAGCAGCCAATGTCAAGGCTGGCGGAACCATGCCTTTGTCTTCGGTTATTCATGGGCTTTTTATTCTGGTAGCGATTTTACTGCTTGCGCCTCTCCTGTCCTATATTCCCATGTCCGCAATGGCCGCCTTATTGCTTATGGTTGCATGGAATATGAGCGAGGCCCGGCATTTTATTCGCACTGTAAAAATAGCACCCAGTGGGGATATCTTCGTCCTTATCACTTGCTTTCTTTTGACGGTACTTTTCGATATGACCGTTGCCGTCGCTGTGGGCATGGGCCTGGCTGCGGTTTTATTTATTCGCAGGACCATCAGTCTGACTCAGACCTCGGCCATTGAAAACAGCCATGCAGATTATGAGTTGCCTGAGCACACAGCCGTCTATGATATCAATGGTCCCTTGTTCTTCGGTTCCGCCCAGAAGGCCCTGAAAACTATTTCTATGGTACGACCTGATGTGCGGGTCGTGATTCTCGATATGTCGGAGGTTACCATGTTGGACATGAGCGCTATTGTGGCGATGGAATCAATAAGCAATGATTTGTCTCTGAGGAATATCGGGCTCATCATCAATGACCTCCAGCCCCGCATGATTTTAAAGCTCAGACGGGCCGGGATCAGGAAGCGAATTGGCAAAGTGGCTTTTTCGCGATCCCTTGAGGATGGTTTTGCGGCGGCACGGAAGATGCTTGCTGTACTTCCCGGATGA
- a CDS encoding cupin domain-containing protein, with translation MDSLDSEQLMQNIFSSLPVDLKNEQFDELLQAKNIRIERIVSKGHSSPETGWYDQEEHEWVLVLEGAGTLLFAEDNQQVTLRKGDYLHIPAHTKHKVIWTEPEELTVWLAVHYSVEDIPT, from the coding sequence TTGGACAGCCTCGACAGTGAGCAACTGATGCAGAATATTTTTTCTTCCCTTCCGGTTGATCTGAAAAACGAGCAGTTTGACGAGTTGCTTCAGGCAAAAAATATCCGCATTGAACGAATTGTCTCCAAGGGACATAGTTCGCCGGAGACCGGCTGGTATGACCAGGAAGAACATGAGTGGGTGCTGGTGCTGGAAGGGGCCGGAACTCTTTTGTTTGCAGAGGATAATCAGCAGGTGACCCTGAGAAAAGGAGACTATCTTCATATCCCGGCGCATACAAAGCATAAAGTCATCTGGACAGAACCCGAGGAGCTGACAGTCTGGTTAGCAGTGCATTATTCTGTTGAAGATATCCCTACATAA
- a CDS encoding DNA adenine methylase encodes MNTIQQRPDYTFKYNTKLGRHGWLRLTPAYSVKLVREIISHLPEHAFILDPFSGTATTGLVAAEHGISAHCFDINPFLIWLGNAKCRIYHKSELKTVEDGVHTVLANYKKILHEENWLPNIHNITRWWRRYTLKVLSALRQTLVDEFGEPDNNVSALAWISFCRLIIETSSAAFNHVSMSFHEEAAAFEADQIESLYLEIFNRIVQSAEDIFTGSASIHFVDSRNIVAVDKVKYTHVVTSPPYPNRISYIRELRPYMYWTKFLDTAREAGELDWKAIGGTWGVATSRLQTWKSNAAESPDSLLPVISRIIEAEGKNSLLMANYVWKYFHDMQLHLQSLRRHLSKGSVLCYIVGNSSFYGVQVHAEKLLEESMNSLGFTNIGSKVVRKRNSKKELFEYCVYATWQEERQYEPGFFGENTAQQVQLTLF; translated from the coding sequence ATGAATACCATTCAACAACGTCCCGACTATACGTTCAAGTACAATACTAAACTTGGCAGGCATGGGTGGCTGAGGTTGACACCTGCTTATTCGGTAAAGCTTGTAAGGGAGATTATCAGTCATCTTCCTGAACATGCTTTTATATTGGATCCTTTTTCAGGAACGGCAACAACAGGGCTCGTTGCTGCGGAACATGGGATATCCGCGCACTGTTTTGATATAAATCCTTTTCTTATTTGGCTAGGAAATGCAAAGTGTCGGATTTATCATAAGTCGGAGCTGAAAACTGTAGAAGATGGGGTGCATACAGTTCTTGCAAATTATAAAAAAATCCTTCACGAAGAAAATTGGTTACCCAATATACACAATATTACAAGGTGGTGGCGTAGGTATACCCTGAAAGTTCTTTCCGCACTGCGTCAGACACTTGTTGATGAGTTCGGAGAGCCTGATAATAATGTTTCTGCTCTTGCATGGATTTCCTTTTGTCGCTTGATTATTGAAACATCTTCCGCTGCCTTCAATCATGTCTCCATGTCCTTTCATGAAGAAGCGGCAGCGTTTGAAGCAGATCAAATTGAATCTCTTTACCTTGAAATTTTCAATAGAATTGTTCAAAGTGCCGAAGATATATTTACCGGTTCAGCATCGATTCACTTTGTTGATTCACGCAATATTGTTGCTGTTGATAAAGTAAAATATACTCATGTTGTCACATCACCGCCTTATCCTAATCGTATAAGTTATATTCGGGAGCTTCGACCATATATGTACTGGACAAAGTTTCTTGATACCGCTCGCGAAGCCGGGGAACTCGATTGGAAAGCAATAGGAGGAACATGGGGTGTTGCCACCAGCAGACTTCAAACCTGGAAATCAAATGCTGCTGAATCTCCTGATTCGCTGCTGCCTGTAATCTCTAGGATTATTGAAGCAGAAGGTAAAAATTCTTTGCTGATGGCAAACTATGTTTGGAAGTATTTTCATGATATGCAGTTACATCTTCAGAGTTTGCGAAGGCATTTGAGTAAGGGATCTGTTCTTTGTTACATTGTAGGAAATTCAAGCTTTTATGGTGTTCAGGTGCATGCTGAGAAATTGCTGGAGGAGTCAATGAATTCTTTAGGCTTTACTAATATAGGCAGTAAGGTAGTCAGGAAACGTAACAGTAAGAAGGAATTGTTTGAATACTGTGTTTATGCCACATGGCAGGAAGAACGGCAGTATGAACCGGGATTTTTTGGGGAGAATACAGCGCAACAGGTTCAACTTACATTGTTTTAA